Proteins from one Candidatus Hydrogenedentota bacterium genomic window:
- a CDS encoding multicopper oxidase domain-containing protein, with the protein MKCSFKLRTHNLASRDFLFPIALLFYFIASQTAFGEDEVQKNFINQHDAELMKSRDVPFQAIPEIEPESGRTALELVVEFAVNSVGPYRLLHRSYNGKLVGPTIRVKPGETLELRLTNALPRETQSAPNVATEPHGFNVTNIHTHGLHVSPTGESDNVFLDIRPGEYFDFRFEIPKDHPAGTFWYHPHKHGSVALQMASGMSGALIVEGGLDGAPELAGVQEKVMVFQQLNLPDDVDTNGVIEITPGSIYKPGNNIFRVTIINGEVTPTLTMRPGEVQRWRLIHAGLEETINLGFDPVKFHEIALDGIATGTMTARSHVELQPGYRADVLVKAPVSPGEYYLTSEVNNVSRAIKGRAVPKIILARIAVQGEPNDMALPEPGSFAKYVPASLPPITDSEIVGPPRELRLRRFGMQSDIECQPFDPGRADHVVELSTVEEWNVSSLFDAHPFHIHVNPFQVLVNDPDTGAENWVWRDTIFVGDGERVRLRTRYEHFDGDTVLHCHNLDHEDRGMMQVVRIRNPKNATMLQTVTRGFMRLPVSVPDWTVTMATGEAVKPDNFLGGKWLLVLHKGFWCIHCSRQINLLAADFAEFKERDVRILAVCPDLISIDMDKEWRERFASGFVLASDKSLTVFRAQQCFDKEALHGIYFIDAEGKIRWQSVADEPFTDIDCLTQVLDSN; encoded by the coding sequence GTGAAGTGCTCATTTAAATTGCGAACTCACAACCTTGCATCTCGAGATTTCCTATTCCCAATTGCCTTGCTATTTTACTTCATTGCCTCTCAAACAGCCTTCGGTGAGGATGAAGTTCAAAAGAATTTCATCAATCAACACGATGCGGAATTAATGAAATCTCGGGATGTACCCTTCCAGGCAATACCGGAGATTGAGCCGGAATCAGGGCGCACGGCGTTGGAGCTTGTTGTGGAGTTTGCAGTAAACTCCGTAGGCCCTTATAGACTCCTCCACCGTTCGTATAATGGGAAACTCGTTGGGCCGACGATTCGAGTCAAGCCCGGAGAAACGCTAGAACTTCGTTTGACGAACGCCCTTCCGCGCGAAACACAGTCTGCTCCCAATGTCGCAACTGAACCTCATGGCTTTAATGTTACCAACATCCACACCCATGGACTGCACGTTTCTCCCACGGGCGAGAGCGACAATGTGTTTCTGGATATAAGACCGGGGGAGTATTTCGACTTTCGTTTCGAAATCCCAAAAGACCATCCCGCAGGGACTTTCTGGTATCACCCGCACAAACATGGATCCGTTGCGTTGCAGATGGCCAGCGGCATGTCAGGGGCGCTCATTGTGGAAGGCGGATTAGACGGCGCTCCTGAATTGGCTGGCGTCCAAGAAAAGGTAATGGTCTTTCAACAGCTAAATCTTCCGGATGATGTTGATACCAACGGTGTGATTGAGATTACGCCCGGATCGATCTACAAACCCGGCAACAACATTTTCCGCGTCACTATCATTAATGGCGAGGTGACGCCGACTCTTACCATGCGTCCCGGCGAAGTGCAACGGTGGCGCCTTATCCATGCCGGACTGGAAGAAACAATCAACTTGGGTTTTGATCCCGTTAAATTTCACGAGATCGCGTTAGACGGCATCGCCACAGGAACGATGACCGCCCGTTCGCATGTAGAGCTGCAGCCTGGGTACCGGGCTGATGTTCTGGTTAAGGCCCCCGTATCCCCGGGTGAATACTATCTGACCAGCGAGGTGAATAACGTCTCGCGCGCAATCAAGGGACGGGCGGTCCCTAAGATCATACTGGCACGTATCGCCGTCCAAGGAGAACCGAATGACATGGCGTTACCAGAACCAGGGTCATTCGCTAAGTATGTCCCGGCAAGTCTTCCGCCAATAACGGACAGTGAAATTGTAGGGCCGCCGCGGGAATTGCGGCTGCGACGGTTTGGGATGCAATCTGACATCGAATGCCAGCCATTCGATCCAGGCAGGGCGGACCATGTTGTTGAGTTAAGCACGGTTGAGGAATGGAATGTTAGTTCTCTCTTCGATGCGCACCCTTTTCATATTCATGTCAATCCGTTTCAAGTGCTTGTCAACGACCCTGACACCGGTGCGGAGAATTGGGTCTGGCGCGACACTATTTTCGTTGGGGACGGGGAAAGAGTCAGGTTGAGAACCCGCTATGAACACTTCGACGGTGATACCGTCTTGCATTGTCACAATCTTGATCACGAAGACCGGGGCATGATGCAGGTCGTTCGAATTAGAAACCCTAAGAACGCCACTATGTTGCAGACGGTCACGCGCGGTTTTATGAGGCTTCCCGTTTCTGTGCCAGACTGGACTGTCACGATGGCCACTGGCGAAGCGGTCAAGCCCGATAATTTTCTCGGCGGAAAGTGGTTGTTGGTGCTTCACAAAGGGTTTTGGTGCATTCACTGCTCCCGGCAAATCAACCTCCTAGCCGCAGATTTCGCTGAATTCAAGGAGCGAGACGTGCGTATCCTCGCGGTTTGCCCGGACCTTATCAGTATTGACATGGACAAAGAATGGCGCGAGCGATTTGCATCTGGCTTTGTGCTGGCATCCGATAAGAGTTTGACGGTCTTTCGCGCGCAACAATGCTTCGATAAAGAGGCCCTACATGGTATCTATTTCATTGACGCCGAAGGGAAGATTCGCTGGCAATCCGTAGCCGACGAACCTTTCACCGATATCGATTGTCTCACACAGGTGCTTGATTCCAATTAG
- a CDS encoding ATP-binding protein produces MLNHPTADRLRELNLLGMLAAWQEHQEMRDIASLSFEERFGLILDREATTRANRRLVTRLKRAKLRQDATLEDIDYSAPRGIDKSLLLSLASCQWIRERHNCLITGPTGSGKSYLACALAQKACREGHSALYLRVPRLFQELTIAKGDGRYTKLLASYAKTQLLLLDDWGTASLTDEQRRDLFEVIEDRYDRRSTLITSQVPINNWHQVIGDPTLADAILDRLVHNAYKINLQGESMRKKKKGLTDTNPKNK; encoded by the coding sequence ATGCTCAACCATCCCACCGCTGACCGGCTCCGAGAACTGAACCTGCTCGGCATGCTCGCCGCCTGGCAGGAACACCAGGAGATGCGCGACATCGCCAGCTTGAGCTTCGAGGAACGCTTCGGACTCATCCTGGATCGCGAGGCCACAACCCGCGCAAATCGTAGACTCGTTACGCGACTCAAGCGGGCCAAGCTGCGACAGGACGCCACGCTCGAAGACATCGACTATAGCGCGCCGCGCGGCATCGACAAATCGCTGTTACTCTCCCTGGCAAGTTGCCAGTGGATACGCGAACGGCACAACTGCCTCATCACCGGCCCCACCGGGTCGGGCAAAAGTTATCTCGCCTGCGCACTGGCCCAGAAGGCGTGCCGGGAAGGACACAGCGCGCTGTACCTGCGCGTTCCACGGCTCTTCCAGGAACTCACCATCGCCAAAGGCGACGGAAGGTACACCAAGCTCTTGGCTTCCTACGCCAAGACCCAGCTTCTCCTCTTGGACGACTGGGGAACAGCGAGCCTGACGGACGAGCAAAGACGGGACCTCTTCGAGGTCATTGAAGATCGCTACGATCGCCGCTCTACACTCATCACCAGCCAGGTTCCGATCAACAATTGGCACCAAGTCATCGGAGACCCCACGCTCGCCGACGCGATCCTCGACCGTCTCGTTCACAATGCGTACAAGATCAATCTGCAAGGAGAGTCCATGCGGAAGAAAAAGAAAGGCTTGACAGACACCAACCCCAAAAACAAATAA
- a CDS encoding DUF4968 domain-containing protein — protein sequence MADYNYVPRDKFDPETQVYWQPVGEIISWSEEVHTDLRSVVFRTATGHSLIFSLLSPTACRVRFDPNPDHVFEERRSPVIKTYRIEKTDATISEDARVLTIDTGKVVFRIALDHYKLMVYRDGQLIHSDTDNFNLVYIPDQQVVANFKKAPLGSRYFGFGEKAGTTLDKRRVPDWHFREGSVPNGNFGWLSGAADNRKPARMTFFNFDNFGYRNRGLTAPKGENAGPLNPNVPLYQSSPFWLDVNPAPDGEFHGPPYTTAILFDNTCQSFVNLRGGHPDWGDTYYFGALYGEMDYYLFTGPTHAEILDEVTKITGKPRLKPRWVFGFHQGGYGPNYNDQYQLLERAKEYREHRIPIDGLHIDIDIQDKYRNFSVSRKRFADARDVFRKLHESGYKLSTNVTPLISNMKDEHGQASPYEPLDTGSALGSLVSDLRVGGGGANGSFVGTVNYGGDRIATGNYPDLGKSEFQKWWGDLYHFWVDLGLDMVWQDMTTPCMEGDGTYRSIPMDCSLWDNEESRFNPVPMPSQKLPFAKTRNLFSFNLVKSTFEGLERLRGNLRNFIIARGGFFGEHRYAAVWTGDNVSEWEFVIANIPQVLNMGLSAQPICGADIGGFGGNDCEAELLVRWTCAGAFLPWFRNHYGHYGNKTKQEPYRYGDPVAAVCRRVIELRYRLIQIFYDAMHENHENGAPIVRPLFWESKDPAVFECHDWWYWSGNGRGFHYNNCRLDDQFFLGHDLLIAPIVLPQWVTGDRMERPVYLPADTRWYAFKDNRFPLDPPIEGGVQFSYYSPWNRAEESYPNFVPIYVREGAVLATRELEQFVGERYSKGDINPLTFTIYSGRSGSRKTFLDDGETLGAENDGKLRIVEVSHKRSAKGRFIHVLRLKDGFKPLEPFYFIAVLDPLDPISIQIGWGPVASVTRIEEQTDEGSSHVLFNSETNCYYFNRSLKATFIKVFDTHSDVTIELIYS from the coding sequence ATGGCTGATTACAATTACGTACCTCGTGACAAATTTGATCCCGAGACGCAAGTCTACTGGCAGCCCGTTGGTGAGATCATAAGCTGGTCAGAGGAGGTTCACACTGACTTGCGGTCTGTAGTGTTTCGAACAGCCACTGGCCACAGCCTTATCTTCTCTCTATTATCGCCGACCGCGTGTCGCGTCCGCTTCGATCCCAATCCAGACCATGTATTCGAGGAAAGACGTTCTCCGGTCATAAAGACGTACAGGATTGAAAAGACAGACGCGACGATTAGTGAAGATGCGCGAGTTCTTACGATAGATACCGGCAAGGTCGTTTTTCGCATCGCCCTGGATCACTACAAACTCATGGTCTACCGAGATGGTCAATTAATTCATTCTGATACGGATAATTTTAATTTGGTTTACATTCCGGACCAGCAGGTCGTCGCGAATTTCAAGAAGGCGCCGTTGGGTTCGCGTTACTTTGGCTTCGGCGAAAAGGCCGGTACGACATTGGACAAGCGTCGAGTGCCCGACTGGCATTTCCGGGAAGGCTCTGTTCCTAATGGGAATTTTGGATGGCTCAGTGGGGCCGCCGACAACCGGAAACCGGCACGTATGACTTTTTTTAATTTCGACAATTTCGGTTACCGAAACAGAGGTTTGACGGCGCCGAAGGGGGAAAACGCCGGGCCACTCAATCCCAATGTGCCGTTGTATCAATCGTCGCCTTTCTGGTTGGACGTCAATCCCGCGCCGGATGGCGAGTTTCATGGCCCACCGTACACAACTGCAATCCTCTTTGACAACACCTGCCAATCCTTCGTAAACCTGCGCGGCGGGCATCCAGATTGGGGGGACACATACTACTTCGGCGCGCTCTACGGCGAAATGGATTACTATCTCTTCACCGGACCAACGCATGCGGAGATTCTCGATGAAGTCACCAAAATTACCGGGAAACCGCGCCTCAAACCGCGATGGGTGTTTGGGTTTCATCAAGGCGGGTACGGACCCAATTACAATGATCAGTATCAACTTCTAGAAAGAGCGAAAGAGTATCGGGAGCATCGTATTCCAATCGATGGCCTGCATATTGACATTGACATTCAGGACAAATACCGCAACTTTTCCGTGAGTAGAAAAAGGTTTGCGGACGCCAGAGATGTTTTCCGCAAACTTCACGAGAGTGGTTATAAACTCAGTACAAACGTCACGCCCCTGATTAGCAACATGAAGGATGAACACGGCCAAGCCAGTCCTTATGAACCCCTGGACACCGGAAGCGCTCTGGGAAGCTTAGTATCGGATTTACGCGTTGGCGGTGGGGGTGCCAATGGTTCGTTTGTCGGCACGGTAAATTATGGCGGGGATCGCATCGCGACGGGCAATTACCCAGACCTTGGCAAGTCAGAATTTCAAAAGTGGTGGGGGGACTTGTACCATTTTTGGGTGGATTTGGGTCTGGACATGGTCTGGCAAGACATGACAACACCGTGCATGGAAGGAGACGGGACGTATCGATCCATACCTATGGATTGCTCACTTTGGGATAACGAGGAAAGTCGTTTCAACCCTGTACCGATGCCATCTCAAAAATTACCATTTGCGAAGACGCGCAATCTGTTCAGTTTCAATTTGGTCAAGTCAACGTTTGAAGGTCTGGAAAGGTTACGCGGCAATCTTCGAAACTTTATCATTGCGCGCGGAGGTTTTTTCGGGGAACACCGCTATGCGGCAGTCTGGACCGGCGACAATGTTTCGGAATGGGAGTTTGTGATCGCCAATATACCTCAGGTGCTTAACATGGGCTTGTCGGCGCAACCAATTTGCGGCGCCGATATAGGCGGATTCGGAGGAAACGACTGCGAAGCAGAATTGCTTGTACGCTGGACTTGTGCAGGCGCCTTCCTTCCATGGTTTCGCAACCATTATGGGCACTATGGGAATAAGACCAAGCAAGAGCCGTATCGATATGGGGACCCCGTCGCCGCGGTTTGCCGGCGTGTCATTGAACTGCGCTACCGCCTAATTCAAATTTTCTACGACGCCATGCACGAAAATCACGAGAACGGCGCTCCCATTGTCCGGCCTCTGTTCTGGGAATCGAAAGACCCGGCGGTCTTTGAGTGTCACGATTGGTGGTATTGGTCTGGAAACGGCCGCGGATTTCATTACAACAACTGCCGGTTGGATGACCAGTTCTTCTTGGGACATGACCTTCTAATCGCACCGATTGTACTGCCTCAATGGGTGACAGGTGACCGCATGGAGCGCCCCGTTTACCTTCCGGCCGATACCCGATGGTATGCGTTCAAAGATAACCGATTTCCGCTCGATCCACCGATTGAAGGAGGAGTTCAATTTAGCTATTACTCGCCGTGGAACCGTGCGGAAGAATCATATCCAAACTTTGTGCCGATCTATGTTCGCGAGGGGGCCGTATTAGCAACCCGTGAACTTGAGCAATTTGTGGGCGAACGCTATTCGAAGGGAGACATAAATCCATTGACTTTCACCATTTATTCGGGAAGAAGCGGCTCGCGCAAGACTTTTCTCGACGATGGCGAAACTTTGGGTGCTGAAAATGATGGCAAGTTGCGCATTGTCGAGGTGTCGCATAAGAGGTCTGCGAAAGGACGATTTATTCACGTACTGAGGTTAAAGGACGGTTTCAAACCGTTGGAGCCTTTCTATTTTATCGCGGTCCTTGACCCGTTAGATCCGATATCTATTCAAATTGGCTGGGGCCCTGTAGCCAGCGTGACGCGCATTGAAGAACAAACTGATGAAGGTTCGAGTCATGTGCTTTTCAACTCAGAGACAAATTGTTATTATTTCAACAGATCCCTGAAGGCGACTTTTATAAAAGTGTTTGATACGCATTCCGATGTGACTATCGAGCTGATCTATTCATAG